The Labeo rohita strain BAU-BD-2019 chromosome 10, IGBB_LRoh.1.0, whole genome shotgun sequence genomic interval CTGGACATTTTattcgaaaaaaaaaatatgaacacaaaataataccATCACAGAAGCATTACAGAAAACCTCTGAGATAACAGTATAAATAATCTCAGCAATTTACACTTGAGCCACAATTAGGTTCCACATTAATGCAAATTTTTCACAGGATGAACAGACAGTCTCTGGGTTAACAAAGAGTAAATCCTTTTTTGAATCTCTTTAGTTTTCAGTGAGTAGAGGATGGGATTCACACAGGGTGTGAGGAGGGACGACAAAGACAAGCACACTGTTCTTACATTTGAGTTTATAATAATTCCAAAAAATCCAAGATTGAAGATAATAAAAATTGGAATGAAGAATAGAGCCACTATTATGAGGTGTTCTGTGCACGTGGCCAGCGCCTTATAACGACTctgattatttttcattttgaatacAGCAGTCAGTATACCCACATAggtcaacaaaataaaagttaaaggTACAGCATTAAAGAGTACAGTCAAAGCAGTGGCAAAATTCCACTGGGATGTCACATCGCTACAAGCAAGTCTTAAAACAGGAGCATAATCACAAAAATAGCTGTTGACCTTGAGAGAGCCACAAAATGTCAGGGTTGAGACGGATGTGCTGTAGAGTACCACAGTACAAACAAAGAACCAAACTGCACCAATTATATAAGCCATTctggtgtttgtgtttatagACTCCTGTCTTAAAGGGAAACAGATCGCAATGAACCTGTCATAAGAGAGAATACATAAGCAAAGTGATTCTAGGGATAAAAAAGTATAGTAAGTGTACATTTGTACAATGCACAGTTTGAATGGCACAAAATTGTCTagaacaatgtaagtctttatcATGCCCGGCACAAGAGAGGTGCTGAGAACAAGATCAACCACAGCTAGATTACCAACAGCCATGAACTTTGGGACATGCAGACGGTGATCATAGAAAATAATGGTGATCAGAAACACATTGCATATGACTGTGATCACATAAAGCACTGTGAGGAACATGACATAGATATTACTGTAAGACATTGAACTCAGTGCAACAATGTAAAATCCTGCAGGCTGAACAATGGAGTTGTTGGCGTTTTGCATGTCTGTCCTTTTTTACAACCCAGCTTCCTTGCAGCGTGCTTCGCTTTTAGTGGTTGAGAATCCAGATACCTGTGAGAAACAGTCACAGACAGTCTGCGCTTGATAAATCACCTTTAACATCTGTGTTATTTGAGGACATAAGCCGTTATGACATTTAACTAGAAATATAACAATGAAAGTCTACACTTGACATGATACAAGGATTGTCTAAATCGTATACATACATGTGATGAGGCTGTAGTTTGTGGATAAGGCAGACGCTGTTGTTCTCCCTGCAGTTTCTGCCTCTGCTTCGCAGTCCAGGATCACTGTGAATCCTGAATGTGAACTCAACATTTTGGACAATATATTGGCCAGTTTTTCCTCCAGAGGTGtcattaaacaggaaaaaaccAAGGGTATCTAATATCTAATGTCTTGAGAGAAAATACATTCAttagtgctttttttaaatcattaatgtGAGATTAATGATGGTGTAACTAATTGCCCTAAAGGGGACCTATTAtgccctttttacaagatgtaatataagtctcagatGCCCCTAGAATGTGTATGTAAAGTTTCAGCTgtaaataccccacagatcatttattatatcattttgaaaatgcccattttgaatgaaagcaaaaacactttttaagtattaaaatagaaaacatttgaaataatgttaaagttgtaataatatttcacaatgttacagcattttgatcaaataaatgcagccatggtgACTAATGTTGAATCCGAGTCGAGTCCTAGAGtacttacattttatattacacATGGCATAGATTtgtctgtattttaaaaaatttctgCATCCAAAATGTCTGAGTCTGAATCCAAGTTCATTCACTATTGTAGTCAGAGTCCAAGTCCTGATTCCCAGTATCCTAACTCTAcaagagacttattttaaaaacattgaaatatctGACCTGCAAAAGTAttcagataataataataatattttttgctatttcatTTTGTCTCCAGAGATGTTTGATCGGGTTCAGGTCTGCGGTCTAGCTCAAGAATGTTGACAGAATGGTTCCCAAAGCCACTCTTAAAAGTGTCTTGGCTATGGgacattgtcctgttggaagctGAACATCCGGCCTATAGTCTGAGATCCTGAGTGCTCTAGAGCAGGTTTTCATTAGGAATATCTCTGCATTCTGCTGTGTTCATCTTTCCATCCATCACCAGTACCTgcctctgagaaaaaaaaaaaaaaaaaaaaatttggaattGCATATGTAACAGTATACATAAATAACTTCTATTCACGAGTTCACCCtcacatctaatctggttgagtaaacagtaagcatattttggcgtgctgtccagggggagggctccgagcctggaatatggcccgaacccagagaactccccccatcccaagtataggatgaggaaagattaagagtgaggagttggggtggaggggggatgccgaaaaaacagtcgaatgacgtaggtaagtcggctgtgtgcttatttatgacttgtgctagctagacgagttgcacctgtgccaaattagttgattatctgatcatgctcctcccaaactttgttatcaaacatcattaAGATATAGGACAATCCTGCATACTTCAGGAGATACCAGACATGAATGTGATAAAGACTAAGAAAACAAGAGACCGAATGACTGCACTTTGATAACGTTTGACTACAAGTTGAACAGCATAATTTCAACGTCCTGAAACGTATTGCTTTTGGCTTTCAATAATTACCTTTAAAGATGTCAAGCTGGTCCTGTAATTTCTGAGTggtttaaattgaattaatataCAGGTGTAATAAACAGGTGTAATTCAAGATGTTTTGAGTTGACACAGCTTCTCCAGATGAGTTAATGTTTCCAATCTGCCGTTGGTCAAACAAACCATTAACAGAATGACCATTTTTTGGACGTCGAAATGTAAAATTGAGAACAAAACAGCCATTTCCTTATTGACACCAACTGTGTACACACTGTATAAAGAAATTACAATCCTAAGGGAAAACCACACTCATAAACAACCTAATGACTCCCCAAACACCCTAATTCTTTCTAAATAAAGACAACATTGACAAAGTTACTAATTTGTCTGTCTCATTAAGACAATGCTGAAACAAACAGCAAGGTCTAGTCTGTGTGAATGATTTCTGCTTTAATTAACCCCTGGTTGCTCTCATCTCATGTGGGTCAGGGTTAATGACCTTAGAGGAGACGCAACGTAAACACAACAATGTTCATCCTCATttttctgcattaaaaaaagaaagagagagacaaagcCCCAGGTCATTAACCAGATTATGTAGTTTGTAGGATCTGGAATTTAAGAGGTCAACTGGGGTCACCCTAAATTTGGTGGAGATagagattattaaaatattgagagaTGGCTGCAGTGATGTATGGCGAGATTAAAATCTGATGTCAGCTGCATCATTGTCTGCCACCTGgattttgcttttataaaagCTCCAAGTAGACAGCAAACTGACAACAGCCTTTAATATCTGTGAAAAccttcaaatattttttgtttggatCTGCTTTTGCCTCATGATTGCGTATGAAAGTATTGAAAGTGTGTATTATTCTACATTTAATGTTACACTGTTATTGACAAACCTAGTTTATATTAGCCACTGATGCACAGTGAAAGTACTATCCACTAGCTAGTTATATGGCTGCTACTGTTTCCTATCAGTTTTCCTAACATAATCAGTGCATTGATTGTTTATAAATTTACTAACATCTTAATTTCTGAAAGCAAGGTCAAATAATCAATCACAAAGTAGATAGTAAAGGTTTAGGTCATCCAAAAATTTATATTCTGTCactatttactcacctttatgttgttttaacccCATGGTTaatggctttctttcttcaactGCACACAAGGCAATGTAAACGGACTTAAAAACAAGATTGTTGTCATGAATTTAATGTCATGAAGTATGAATAAGTTCCATAAAGGCAACATAGTCCATATGACTATATTCTAGTCTATAATATAGCTTCATTTGATGAAATTCAGTTAATGATTGCATGCATAAGAAGGACAGgaggaaaatatttaaatcattagtaaaaaataaataaataaataccccaaaacaatacaataataataaatacagttaaTGAAGATGTCAAGAGCTTAAGGTTTCATAACTTGTCTAGCCGGGAACATTTCATAGCACGGGCAGGAAATGTACTACATTGTTAAGGGTTCGAATCCATTCATCGACGTAAGTAAAAAGTGTAATTACAGCTTTCAGtgttataaaatacaattgcaATATGGGCTGAAGTGCTTCGATTTTCCAAGGCCACTGCAGTTTTATAGTGAATTTAGtctttttagttaataataaaatagaattggTTTTATGTGGGGTGTTAAGTGGCCTAATGTGGAGGGAGCTTTTTCTcagatgtgtacatttgttCTTTCATCACACTCATTATATTGTTTGTCTCCAACCATAATTTCTGAACTAATATATGTATTCACATGCATACATGGTCAtttcattgtcattttttagTTCATACAGAGATGTTCCACAATGAAAGAAAACATGCTGCATTCTTTAGAATTTATGTTCTATATAATTAAATGGTGTACATTAAAGAGTGTTAGTTTTTACAAGATAACTGCagaactaaatattttattgttcaaTAACATGAACAGAGTATAATACAGACACAGAAGCATTACAGAAAGCCTCCAagataacattataaataatctCAGCACCTTATACTTGAGCCACAGTTATGTGGTACGTTAATGCAAATTTTTCACAGGATGAACAGACAGTCTCTGGGTTAACAAAGAATAAATCCTGCTTCGGATCTCTTTAGTTTTCAGTGAGTAGAGGATGGGATTCACACAGGGTGTGAGGAGGGACGACAAAGACAAGCTCACCAGACCTACGTTTGGGTTCCAAATAAttccaaaaaatgttaaacaaaagaTGGTTACAATAGGAATGAAGAACAGGGCCACTATTATGAGGTGTTCTGTGCACGTGGCCAGTGACTTATAACGGCTCTGAATATTTTTCATTCTGAATACAGCGCTCAGTATACCCATGTAtgtcaagaaaataaaaatcaaaggtCCAGCAGTAAAGAGTATAGTTAAAGTAGTGGCATATTTCCACTGGGGTGTTGTATCGCTACAAGCAAGTACTAAAACAGGTGCATAATCGCAAAAATAGCTGTGGACCTCAAGAGAGCCACAAAAAGACAGGGCTGGCATGGATGCAACAGCATAGAAAACtataacaatacaaaataacCAAACTGCACCGATTATATAAACCATTctgctgtttgtgtttataGACTCCTGTCTTAAAGGAAAACAGATTGCAATGAACCTGTCATAAGAGAGAATACATAAGGAAAAAGGTTCAAGGGATAAAAAAGTATAGTAAGTGTACATTTGCACAAGGCATAGTTTGAACGGAACAAAATTATCTagaacaatgtaagtctttatcATGCCCGGCACAAGAGAGGTGCTGAGAACAATATCAACCAAAGCCAGATTACCAACGGCCATGAATTTTGGGACATGCAGACGGTGGTCATAGAAAATAATGGCGATCATAAAGACATTGCACATGATTGTGATCACATAAAGCACCGTGAGGAACATGACATAGATATTACTGTAAGACATTGAACTCAATGCAACAATGTAAAATCCTGCAGGCTGAATGAAGGAGTTGCTGGTGTTCTTCATGGCCGGTCTTTTTTTATGACCAAGCTTCCTTGCAGCGTGCTTCGCTTTTAGTGGGCGTGAAACACGATACCTGTGAGAAACAGTCACAAACAGTCTGTGCCTTACAAATCACCTTCATAACATTTGAGGACATTTGAGCCTTCATTCAACCAGAAATAtcacaatgaaaataaacatttaacataTAGCAATGCTATGATAATACATACATGGAAAAAGAATTGTAGAGGTTTGTGGATAACAAACCACGGTTTTGCCTCTGCTTCACAGTCCAGGATCACTGTGAATCCTGAATGTGAACTTGAGAAGATTTTTGGGCAATATATTGGCCAATTTTTCCTCCAGAGGTGTCATTAAACAAGAAAGAACCTCCGTCATCTAGTATCTAATGTCTTGAGAGAAAACACATTCATTAGCGCTTTTAACTTCATTATTGTGATTATTGATTGTGAAACTAATTGCTTTAAGTGTCACTAATTagtctgtttatttttgtgttcatttttgtaacaacaataaaaactcCCAGCAGGATAAAGCAAAGGCAGCCTTATGAACTAAATAACATTCATAATAATGTAAGTGTGaatcatataattttataatttcacaCAAGTTGAAAGGGAAATGCTTtgaaaatcattcattttataatatgaaataaaataatacacacaaaaatgaacaaacattataaaatataggaCAAATCCTGCATGCTTTAGGAGATACCAGATGTATAAGTGATAGAGGTGAGAAAAGGGAATGAGTTGCAATGACATTACTGCACTTCAATGAAGTGTGAACACAAGTTACACAGGTGTTGAATTGACATCTGTTCTAAAACCCTTCCTTTTTGGAGATATTAAGTTATTGTTGGTGTTATTTTGGAGTAATTTACAGGAGTTTGTCATAACACTCACACGTACATGTATGTGCATAAATACACTGTATAAATGGTATGTATGCACAATTGATGAACTTTACAGTTATTGAACTGGACTGAATTTACATTGAACTGGCTTGAGCTGTATAATGACATTTGGTGGTTCGTGTACAGTACACGCATACTATTCTAGTGACAATATTTGTGTCACGTGCACTTTATGTCAACATAACAGAtgtttttccatactatggaagtcaatgtctactatcaactgtttggttaccaaaatgtcatcagatgcccattttccacaagttgacataattctttagggtcttaaggaaaagtctataatatactttggctAAAAATTCttagtggttgtgtaaaacaacactctttttaccttgtcaaaaagaactcaaaaatcatcccattctaagggcttattgctttaaatgtaaatgagctctgctcaccccgcccctctcttctctgtgtggagtgacgagcctgtttactttagccgcgtttagccacgtTTACCCGCTGAACTCGCTAACAAGCAATTATTAGGAAAgatgatcgcaaagattcattaaaaaacctgtatactcacttctgctgtaagtgaagctggatcacgaatgatttgcgcaaacatagacggatatatgtagatcaggagccgcattcccttcacaaacaaacatatgtttgatgtcgggagtaaatgacgaccactatgttcattattacatccagcaacacaacacctcaatcgctcaatcggagatattcttgtttaacttacatccctgctccggcatcaaataatggaggtcggactgttacagctgaacTGAGGtgagacgctcatgtcaatcaactatcatgggtgCGGCCTCCGTTGATGTGAcacaacaacgacaggcatctgagaacggctcgatttgaaaaagggaatattatttttacagattaattaaaaaccactgcatggatttttatcattatagggtagatttgtacatacactaccaacacacattaatgttcaaacaacatgtaaaagtgaagtttgcatccgatgacccctttaacagagGAAAGAAACTCATATAGGTTTGAAACAAATAGAGAGtgcataaatgatgacagaattgtctcTTTAATCAGATATGATACCACAATCAAGACTTTATTCATCATTTCAGTCAAAGTTTCCACTGTATAAGTGATTTGGTCTGACCAGAGGCTATTGGATTCAACCTAATTCTCTCTAAATAAAGACAACACTGACAAAGTGACTAATTTGTCTGTCTCATTAAGGCAATGCTGAAACACATACAGATCAGGTCTAGTCtgtgtgaatgtttttttctctctaattAAACCCAGGCTGCTCTCATCACATGAGGGTTAGGGTTAATGACCTCAGTAGTGACACAATGTAAACACAACAGTGTTCATCCTCTAAACTGATCTCCCCAAAGTCAAACACACATCATAATACACTCAGaacttacattaaaaaaacataacaataaaaagTGAGAGACAAAGCCCCTGATCATTAACAAGAAGATTTATTCAGTTTGTAGAATCTGGAATTTAAGAGGTCAAATGAGGTCACCCTAAATTTGTTATGTATTTGATCATTAACAATGATCATTTTCTTTGAGAGATGAGTTTATCGACTATAAAagttattgaaatattaaaagatgGCTGCAGCGATGTATGACGAAAATCAGATGTGAATATTCAGCCTCCTCGTCTGCCACCTGGATTTTACTTTTATAGAAGCTCCAAGTAGACAGCAACCTGACTTCAGCCTTCAATATCTGTGAAAACCTCCaaacatatattttgtttgGATCTGCTTTTGCCTCATGATTGCATATGAAATCAGTTTGTGCAAGTGGCATTCACATCGACATCCATATCCACATTTCAACATTCCACACAAGTAATAgaccaaaataataattcacaaaaaagaaCTAGACATAatcagttaataataaataataaattaatagaaaataaataatgagcAAAATGTGATgtataaagtgtaataaaataccCACATGCAGGTTAAAAAAGAGCAGTGGTGTTTGTGTAAGGCTCAGCATTTGGAAGCATGTTCtgcttactatttaaaaaaataagtgtgtGAAACAGTGTGCATTATTATATGTTAATGTTACACTGATATTGAAGAAACTAGTTTCTGTTAGCCACTGATGCAGGCATGTTACTGTTTCCAAATGTCAGTTTTCCTAACATAATCAATTCATcgatttgttttgatttctgaaAGCCTGTTCAAATAATCAATCACAAATAGATGTCAAAGGTTTAAGTCATCCAGAGATGACTATTCTGTCactatttactcacctttatgttGTTCAGCTAATGGCTTGCTTCCTTAAAATGCACACAAGGCAATATAAGCTGACATAAAAAGAAGACTGTTGTCATGAATtgaattttatgaaatataaagaAGTTTCATAAAAGCAACATGGAAGTAGTCCATATCACTTCTGTGCTATACAGTAGTTAGCATATGAAGTGGAATATgaaaacctttcattaaatttgtcctaaaaccaaaaagaatacccgttcttgtcttaggacaactttgattaactttttttgatccacttcaaatgttgactaatgTGTTCTGACTATTTTGAAATCCTATGATATAGCTTCATGTGATACGGTTCAATTTAATTATTGCATGCTTTGCTTCAGGAGCTGCTTCTGTTCTGGTGGTCGGTTGTGTACTCTTTAAACTtctgaacctttttttttttttttttttttgtatatttgagtCTGTAGTAATATAGTGAATGAAGGTGTCAAGAGCTTAAGGGCACATTTCTCATGTTTCTCATTCACATTTTATGG includes:
- the LOC127171773 gene encoding olfactory receptor 10A4-like is translated as MKNTSNSFIQPAGFYIVALSSMSYSNIYVMFLTVLYVITIMCNVFMIAIIFYDHRLHVPKFMAVGNLALVDIVLSTSLVPGMIKTYIVLDNFVPFKLCLVQMYTYYTFLSLEPFSLCILSYDRFIAICFPLRQESINTNSRMVYIIGAVWLFCIVIVFYAVASMPALSFCGSLEVHSYFCDYAPVLVLACSDTTPQWKYATTLTILFTAGPLIFIFLTYMGILSAVFRMKNIQSRYKSLATCTEHLIIVALFFIPIVTIFCLTFFGIIWNPNVGLVSLSLSSLLTPCVNPILYSLKTKEIRSRIYSLLTQRLSVHPVKNLH
- the LOC127171768 gene encoding olfactory receptor 24-like produces the protein MQNANNSIVQPAGFYIVALSSMSYSNIYVMFLTVLYVITVICNVFLITIIFYDHRLHVPKFMAVGNLAVVDLVLSTSLVPGMIKTYIVLDNFVPFKLCIVQMYTYYTFLSLESLCLCILSYDRFIAICFPLRQESINTNTRMAYIIGAVWFFVCTVVLYSTSVSTLTFCGSLKVNSYFCDYAPVLRLACSDVTSQWNFATALTVLFNAVPLTFILLTYVGILTAVFKMKNNQSRYKALATCTEHLIIVALFFIPIFIIFNLGFFGIIINSNVRTVCLSLSSLLTPCVNPILYSLKTKEIQKRIYSLLTQRLSVHPVKNLH